In the genome of Pseudomonas putida, one region contains:
- a CDS encoding DUF3509 domain-containing protein produces the protein MERICKLLNDALTPYHALLGETDASGNRQLSVIDQQGDVTLRRSVSLRQLEDQRLLVDLVDGLHRDLQIAEGRLQPCVIAALQHQRAFSGTFV, from the coding sequence ATGGAAAGAATCTGCAAACTGCTCAACGACGCCTTGACCCCTTACCATGCCCTGCTCGGCGAAACAGACGCCAGCGGCAACCGCCAACTCAGTGTGATCGATCAGCAGGGTGATGTGACGCTCAGGCGTTCGGTCAGCCTGCGCCAGCTGGAGGACCAGCGCTTGCTGGTTGACCTGGTCGATGGCCTGCACCGAGACCTGCAGATCGCTGAAGGGCGTCTGCAACCTTGTGTGATCGCTGCCTTGCAGCATCAGCGAGCATTTTCCGGAACCTTTGTCTGA
- a CDS encoding response regulator yields the protein MHWLNVLIHARPSHDISLHQACNAQGVFNVRVAQDLAEAKGCLSQRGIVDLLILDHGLPVHCGRTLLRQVAQAQRPCALLFVGQSTDHGEGLAREARRQGVRVVGELSWPLVMPSLQRALERIHQGSEGHIQTVMYPAHAH from the coding sequence ATGCATTGGCTCAACGTACTGATTCACGCACGACCTTCCCACGATATCTCGCTGCACCAGGCCTGCAATGCACAAGGCGTCTTCAATGTGCGTGTAGCCCAGGACCTGGCCGAGGCAAAGGGCTGCTTATCCCAGCGGGGAATCGTTGATCTGCTGATCCTCGATCATGGCTTGCCGGTGCATTGCGGCCGAACCCTGCTCCGGCAGGTGGCGCAGGCGCAGCGGCCTTGTGCGTTATTGTTCGTCGGACAATCAACCGATCATGGCGAAGGTCTGGCCCGGGAGGCCCGACGCCAGGGCGTTCGGGTTGTCGGCGAGCTGTCCTGGCCATTGGTGATGCCGAGCCTGCAACGGGCTCTGGAGCGTATCCATCAAGGGTCCGAGGGACATATTCAAACTGTCATGTACCCCGCGCATGCTCACTGA
- the thrC gene encoding threonine synthase: MRYISTRGQAPALNFEDVLLAGLASDGGLYVPENLPRFTQEEIASWAGLPYHELAFRVMRPFVDGSIADADFKKILEETYGEFAHAAVAPLRQLAGNEWVMELFHGPTLAFKDFALQLLGRLLDHVLAKRGERVVIIGATSGDTGSAAIEGCRRCDNVDIFILHPHQRVSEVQRRQMTTIFGDNIHNIAIEGNFDDCQEMVKASFADQSFLKGTRLVAVNSINWARIMAQIVYYFHAALQLGGPARSVAFSVPTGNFGDIFAGYLARNMGLPISQLIVATNRNDILHRFMSGNQYVKDTLHPTLSPSMDIMVSSNFERLLFDLHGRSGAAIAELMERFKQGGGFSVEQDRWTEARKLFDSLAVTDEQTCETIAEVFASTGEVLDPHTAIGVKAARECRRSLDTPMVILGTAHPVKFPDAVEKAGVGKALELPAHLSDLFSRDERCTVLANDLKAVQAFVAQHGNRGKPL; encoded by the coding sequence ATGCGCTATATCAGTACCCGCGGCCAGGCACCGGCCCTGAATTTCGAAGACGTCCTGCTGGCAGGCCTCGCCAGCGATGGCGGTCTGTACGTGCCGGAGAACCTGCCACGCTTCACCCAGGAAGAGATCGCTTCGTGGGCTGGCCTGCCGTACCACGAGCTGGCTTTCCGGGTGATGCGCCCGTTCGTCGATGGCAGCATCGCTGACGCCGACTTCAAGAAGATCCTCGAAGAAACCTACGGCGAGTTCGCTCATGCCGCCGTCGCGCCGCTGCGCCAGTTGGCGGGCAACGAGTGGGTGATGGAGCTGTTCCACGGCCCGACCCTGGCGTTCAAGGACTTCGCCTTGCAACTGCTCGGCCGCCTGCTCGACCACGTCCTGGCCAAGCGCGGCGAGCGCGTGGTGATCATCGGGGCCACCAGCGGTGACACCGGCTCCGCCGCCATCGAAGGTTGCCGCCGCTGCGACAACGTCGACATCTTCATCCTGCACCCGCACCAGCGTGTCTCGGAGGTGCAGCGTCGCCAGATGACGACCATCTTCGGCGACAACATCCACAACATCGCCATCGAAGGCAACTTCGACGACTGCCAGGAAATGGTCAAGGCCAGCTTCGCGGACCAGTCGTTCCTCAAGGGCACCCGTCTGGTCGCCGTGAACTCGATCAACTGGGCGCGGATCATGGCCCAGATCGTCTACTACTTCCATGCAGCGCTGCAGCTGGGTGGCCCGGCCCGCTCGGTGGCCTTCTCGGTCCCGACGGGTAACTTCGGCGATATCTTTGCCGGCTACCTGGCGCGCAACATGGGCCTGCCGATCAGCCAACTGATCGTGGCGACCAACCGCAACGACATCCTGCACCGCTTCATGAGCGGCAACCAGTACGTCAAGGACACCCTGCATCCGACCCTGTCGCCATCGATGGACATCATGGTCTCCTCCAACTTCGAGCGCCTGCTGTTCGACCTGCATGGGCGCAGTGGTGCCGCCATCGCCGAGCTGATGGAGCGTTTCAAGCAGGGCGGGGGCTTCAGTGTCGAACAGGACCGCTGGACCGAAGCGCGCAAGCTGTTCGATTCGCTGGCCGTGACTGATGAGCAGACCTGCGAGACCATCGCCGAAGTGTTTGCCAGTACCGGCGAGGTGCTTGATCCGCACACCGCGATCGGCGTCAAGGCCGCCCGTGAGTGCCGTCGCAGTCTGGATACGCCGATGGTCATTCTGGGTACCGCGCATCCGGTCAAGTTCCCGGACGCGGTGGAAAAGGCAGGCGTCGGCAAGGCCCTCGAGCTGCCAGCGCACCTGAGCGACCTGTTCAGCCGTGACGAGCGTTGCACGGTCCTGGCCAACGACCTGAAGGCCGTCCAGGCCTTCGTCGCCCAGCACGGCAACCGCGGCAAACCGCTCTAA